The region CAGGGCCAAAAAAAAGAACCATATTTTATTGAGAAACACACAACCCCTTTGCTTACATTATTGATATATCGATGAATGGCTCTATTACTGAGCTCTTTTATCGGATCTTCCGTTCATTTGCTCTTCGATTTTTTTTCGGCTCGCTTAACTTCGTTCTAGCCATCGCTCGAGGATAATCTGAGCCGCCAGGGAATCGATCCGGCCATCGCGTTTCTGGCGAATCGCCCCTTGCATCCGTTCTTTGGCCTCTTCGGAGCTTCCGGCTTCATCCTGATAATGAACCTCCATCTGCGGAGGAAGTTCGAGTAAACTGACGAAATGGCGGATCCGCCGCTCCATCTCCTCTTCGCTGCTTCCTCCCCTTGGTAAACCGACCACTAGCAGATCGACTTTCCACTCCCTCAGAAAATCGCTCAACTCCTTCGCCGCCTGTTTCCGCCCTCGGCGCTCGATGGCCCGTTGGGGCAGTACGATCCGCCCATCGGGGCTGATGGCCACGCCGATACGCTTGAGCCCCACATCGACTGCCG is a window of Nitratifractor salsuginis DSM 16511 DNA encoding:
- the ruvX gene encoding Holliday junction resolvase RuvX; translated protein: MIAAVDVGLKRIGVAISPDGRIVLPQRAIERRGRKQAAKELSDFLREWKVDLLVVGLPRGGSSEEEMERRIRHFVSLLELPPQMEVHYQDEAGSSEEAKERMQGAIRQKRDGRIDSLAAQIILERWLERS